From one Anopheles cruzii chromosome 3, idAnoCruzAS_RS32_06, whole genome shotgun sequence genomic stretch:
- the LOC128270076 gene encoding semaphorin-5A — protein sequence MRVLRTARCLPHPSLQKGQSEESCRNYVMVLQSFGSQVYVCGTHAYSPRCTVRQMEDLTVQRDDDGVAKCPFNPHANMTALTSDEGQLFVGSATDFSGSDSAILRSDIAQNSSRILRTVQYNSALLNEPQFVGSFEHGGFIYFVLREAAVEYMNCGKIVYSRIARVCKNDPGGTYGILKDNWTSFVKARLNCSLPGDYPFYYNEVQGMVYSHDEGVLYATFTTPENSIHGSAICAYNMSAIQAAFGGAFKHQESKGAAWRAQEVGNRDHYECRRTSGSTGRHMSLIEASKYQLMDQAVQPLMGRPLHHAELERFSHIAIDIIPTKLHERVHIMYVATSAGHIKKVTVLPRTKETCVIEIWQPEALPETRIRTLQYVKDTESLYVATDLALMRIPSNHCGRHLSRSSCLNAMDPYCGWNELQEACTVAPNGDTLAKYWVQNATECPVLTAPVDGGWSAWSEWFKCAQVNGQQPMPIGVGENFAPNTDTCLCRTRTCNNPPPTNGGQGCGGMHIAVTNCTVHGGWTEWSAWSACSQTCGMAVKTRRRTCGNPKPAHGGRVCVGQDRAEIYCSHLPPCPAPKQPPVDGGWGPYGDFGECSAVCGGGFRIRRRKCDNPVPQNGGMDCSGCHFDYEVCNTQPCPDVRKAGTWTPWLTVANGSSGGGYVEKRFRFTCKAPIADSALLKITPREEMRVCQPDGSCQRSVDPNALTGAGGGMAGEEGDDGWSEWSSWSPCSASCGGGQQYRTRSCEKLDCVGFNRTKRACNTQPCKGEWGCWSDWTPCSVSCGSGTRSRTRQCLSMAGGIALENDCEGKSLQYESCEMPSCDSFLGWGEWSEWSVCNADNEKVRTRICLQPHSVSSTGELTCLGSDREIRACGNIQSINVGGPQPPVARASAGSFMIIAIVILATAFVCCPITWFATMQYTKRKAKGLKAIQGSPCYGSYPNQYSSLPTKDYTDGSHKPKRQSSFKGPRNDASGSKLSNGTGTLVKSINVNGGAIGNNTPKILVKSFNESDTATIKRNSHGPNNIRHARQLEMDEDKY from the exons ATGAGGGTGCTGCGGACCGCGCGGTGTTTGCCGCATCCGAGCCTTCAGAAGGGCCAATCGGAAGAAAGCTGCCGCAACTACGTGATGGTGCTGCAAAGCTTCGGCAGCCAGGTGTATGTGTGCGGTACGCATGCCTACAGCCCGCGGTGCACCGTGCGACAGATGGAGGACCTTACGGTGCagcgggacgacgacggggtggcTAAATGTCCGTTCAACCCGCACGCCAACATGACCGCACTGACGTCGGACGAAGGCCAGCTGTTTGTCGGTTCGGCGACCGACTTCTCCGGCTCCGACTCGGCCATCCTGCGGTCGGACATAGCGCAAAACAGCTCCCGTATCTTGCGCACGGTCCAGTACAATTCGGCGCTCCTCAACGAACCCCAGTTTGTGGGTAGCTTCGAGCACGGTGGCTTCATCTACTTCGTGCTGCGCGAGGCGGCCGTGGAGTACATGAACTGTGGCAAAATCGTCTACTCGCGAATCGCGCGCGTCTGCAAGAACGACCCGGGCGGTACTTACGGCATCCTGAAGGACAACTGGACTTCGTTCGTGAAGGCTCGGCTGAACTGCTCGCTGCCGGGAGACTACCCATTCTACTACAATGAGGTGCAAGGCATGGTATATTCGCACGACGAGGGCGTTCTGTACGCCACCTTCACCACACCGGA GAACAGCATCCACGGATCGGCCATCTGCGCATACAATATGTCCGCCATCCAGGCTGCCTTTGGAGGCGCTTTCAAGCACCAGGAATCGAAAGGTGCTGCTTGGCGTGCGCAGGAGGTCGGCAACCGCGACCACTACGAGTGCCGCCGGACAAGCGGAAGCACCGGGCGCCACATGTCACTGATCGAAGCATCCAAGTACCAGCTGATGGATCAGGCAGTGCAGCCCCTGATGGGACGGCCGCTGCATCACGCAGAGCTCGAGCGCTTCAGTCACATCGCGATCGACATCATCCCGACGAAGCTGCACGAACGGGTCCACATTATGTACGTGGCGACGAGCGCGGGGCACATCAAGAAGGTGACAGTATTGCCGCGCACGAAAGAAACGTGCGTGATCGAGATCTGGCAACCGGAGGCGCTGCCCGAGACGCGCATACGCACGCTGCAGTACGTGAAGGACACGGAATCACTGTACGTTGCCACGGACCTGGCACTGATGCGCATTCCCTCCAACCACTGCGGACGCCACCTGTCACGGAGCAGTTGCCTCAACGCGATGGACCCGTACTGCGGGTGGAACGAGCTGCAGGAAGCGTGTACGGTCGCACCGAACGGGGACACGCTGGCAAAGTATTGGGTGCAGAATGCGACCGAGTGCCCCGTACTGACGGCACCAGTTGACGGCGGCTGGTCGGCGTGGTCCGAGTGGTTCAAGTGTGCCCAGGTCAACGGGCAGCAACCGATGCCGATCGGCGTTGGGGAGAACTTCGCCCCCAACACGGACACGTGCCTTTGCAGGACGCGCACCTGTAATAATCCTCCCCCGACGAACGGTGGCCAAGGGTGCGGTGGAATGCACATTGCCGTCACGAACTGCACCGTGCACGGCGGGTGGACAGAGTGGTCGGCTTGGTCCGCTTGTTCGCAGACCTGCGGTATGGCGGTGAAGACACGGCGCCGCACCTGCGGGAACCCGAAGCCGGCGCACGGAGGCCGAGTGTGCGTGGGTCAGGATCGGGCCGAAATCTACTGCTCCCATCTTCCGCCCTGCCCGGCCCCGAAACAACCGCCGGTGGACGGCGGATGGGGCCCATACGGAGACTTTGGCGAGTGTAGTGCCGTCTGTGGCGGTGGATTCCGGATCCGTCGCCGTAAGTGCGACAATCCGGTCCCGCAGAACGGTGGCATGGACTGCTCCGGATGTCACTTCGACTACGAGGTGTGTAACACGCAACCGTGCCCGGACGTACGCAAGGCTGGCACCTGGACCCCGTGGCTCACGGTGGCCAATGGGTCATCCGGTGGTGGATACGTAGAGAAGCGGTTCCGCTTTACCTGTAAGGCACCGATCGCGGACTCGGCGTTGCTTAAGATTACGCCCAGGGAGGAGATGCGGGTATGCCAACCGGATGGCTCCTGTCAACGATCGGTCGATCCGAATGCGTTGACCGGCGCTGGAGGCGGAATGGCCGGTGAGGAAGGTGACGATGGTTGGAGCGAGTGGAGCTCCTGGAGTCCGTGTAGCGCGTCCTGCGGTGGTGGACAACAGTATCGGACCCGCAGCTGTGAAAAGCTCGACTGTGTCGGGTTCAACCGGACGAAGCGGGCCTGCAACACGCAACCGTGCAAAG GTGAATGGGGTTGCTGGTCCGACTGGACCCCGTGCTCCGTGAGCTGTGGTTCCGGAACACGATCCCGCACCCGGCAGTGCCTCTCCATGGCCGGTGGCATTGCGCTGGAAAACGACTGTGAGGGCAAGAGTCTCCAGTACGAGTCATGCGAGATGCCCAGCTGTGACT CATTCCTCGGTTGGGGCGAATGGAGCGAATGGTCGGTGTGCAACGCAGACAACGAAAAGGTACGGACCCGCATCTGCCTCCAGCCTCACTCCGTTTCGTCCACCGGCGAGCTCACGTGTCTGGGAAGCGATCGTGAAATTCGCGCCTGTGGCAACATACAATCAATCAATG TAGGTGGTCcgcagccaccggtggcccgaGCCTCCGCGGGGTCGTTCATGATCATCGCTATCGTCATCCTGGCAACGGCATTCGTTTGCTGTCCGATTACTTGGTTCGCCACGATGCAGTACACGAAACGTAAAGCGAAGGGTCTGAAGGCCATCCAGGGTTCGCCGTGCTACGGGTCCTACCCGAACCAGTACTCCTCGCTACCGACGAAAGAT TACACGGATGGGAGCCACAAACCGAAACGACAGTCGTCCTTCAAGGGACCTCGCAACGATGCGAGCGGTTCGAAGCTTTcgaacggcaccggcacactAGTGAAGTCGATCAACGTGAACGGGGGCGCGATCGGGAACAACACCCCGAAGATACTGGTGAAATCGTTCAACGAGTCCGACACGGCCACGATAAAGCGCAACTCGCACGGACCAAACAACATCCGGCACGCACGTCAGCTCGAGATGGACGAGGATAAGTACTGA
- the LOC128271693 gene encoding cysteine sulfinic acid decarboxylase produces MACTNNGIGSECRDTKDADDEWTILERVYRMLAEEGYLGPSVNQRPVVEFEHPADLKNLIHFPMDEKAPNSEAAIERIIRQVLRYSVRTGHQHFHNQLFAGVDPYGLAGSWITEALNTSQYTFEVGPTFTLIENAVIEKCLELFQFGSNADGILCPGGSMSNMYAIVAARFRAIPDVKRTGVTGLPAPLVVFTSEDAHYSITKAVHWLGIGLNNLVKVKADRGGRIIPDELEQAIESVLASGRRPFFVNATAGTTVLGAFDDFNAVADICARYGLWMHIDACLGGTAALSTTHRHLLDGAERAHSLAWNPHKTLGAPLQCSVFLLKERGLLHECNAANADYLFQQDKFYDIRYDTGDKSVQCGRKVDAFKFWLMYKARGSAGLAEIVDHAFECARYLHELVRHRDGFRLVLKEFQYTNISFWYVPSWMREEPAGETPDWWQRLYVITADIKERMVKRGTALIGYVPLLHKGIGNFFRMVVTCHPRPSQATMRYIVEEIERVGEELNPRAGANNDTASE; encoded by the exons ATGGCCTGCACCAACAACGGCATCGGATCGGAGTGTCGAGACACGAAAGATGCTGACGACGAGTGGACCATTTTGGAACGAGTCTACCGAATGCTGGCCGAGGAAGGCTACCTGGGCCCATCGGTTAACCagcggccggtggtggaaTTTGAACATCCGGCGGATCTCAAG AACTTGATACACTTCCCGATGGATGAGAAGGCACCGAACAGCGAGGCTGCGATCGAACGGATCATCCGGCAGGTTCTACGCTATTCGGTCCGCACGGGACATCAGCACTTCCACAACCAATTGTTTGCCGGTGTCGATCCGTACGGACTGGCGGGCAGCTGGATTACGGAAGCACTCAACACTAGCCA ATACACATTCGAGGTGGGCCCAACATTCACGTTGATCGAAAATGCGGTTATCGAGAAGTGCCTGGAGTTGTTCCAATTCGGTAGTAATGCAGACGGTATCCTCTGTCCGGGTGGTTCCATGTCCAACATGTACGCGATCGTGGCCGCACGCTTCCGCGCGATACCGGATGTAAAGCGTACCGGTGTCACCGGTCTTCCAGCACCTCTCGTGGTCTTCACGTCGGAGGAT GCCCACTACAGCATCACGAAGGCCGTTCACTGGCTCGGAATCGGGTTGAACAATCTCGTTAAGGTTAAGGCCGATCGTGGAGGGCGCATCATTCCGGACGAACTGGAACAGGCCATCGAGTCGGTGCTCGCTTCCGGTCGGCGACCGTTTTTCGTTAATGCGACGGCCGGAACGACGGTGCTAGGTGCGTTCGATGATTTCAATGCCGTGGCCGACATCTGTGCCCGGTACGGGTTGTGGATGCACATTGACGCATGTCTTGGTGGCACGGCCGCACTTTcaaccacccaccgccacctGCTGGACGGGGCGGAGCGAGCCCACTCGCTAGCCTGGAACCCGCACAAAACACTCGGTGCACCGCTCCAGTGTTCGGTGTTTTTGCTAAAGGAACGGGGTTTGTTGCACGAGTGTAATGCGGCTAATGCGGACTACCTGTTCCAGCAGGACAAGTTCTACGACATCCGTTACGATACCGGTGACAAGAGTGTGCAGTGTGGGCGCAAGGTAGATGCGTTCAAATTTTGGCTCATGTACAAGGCACGCGGCTCGGCTGGACTGGCGGAAATCGTGGACCACGCTTTTGAGTGTGCCCGCTACCTTCATGAACTGGTGCGCCATCGGGACGGTTTCCGGCTAGTGCTGAAAGAATTCCAATACACCAACATTAGTTTCTGGTATGTGCCAAGTTGGATGCGGGAGGAACCTGCCGGTGAGACTCCTGATTGGTGGCAACGATTGTACGTCATTACGGCCGACATTAAGGAACGCATGGTTAAGCGGGGCACGGCCCTGATCGGGTACGTACCGTTGCTGCACAAGGGCATCGGGAACTTTTTCCGCATGGTCGTAACGTGCCACCCGCGACCGAGTCAAGCCACAATGCGGTATATCGTGGAAGAGATAGAACGTGTTGGTGAGGAGCTAAACCCGAGGGCAGGCGCGAATAACGATACTGCCAGTGAATAA
- the LOC128271703 gene encoding protein OPI10 homolog produces MLNALGVIVSGRLVQTDFQQINNSHFLINIPDADNVNHVVVFLTGTAPFPEGMAGGVYFSWPDANAPPNWQLLGYISNLKPSAIFKISQLKKLDEIANQNVMISNVFGSNLPISHIAQIGVSIEPETTLIQQTPATTTSSTYYQFGQKILENFFNFVSSFSVTQSQMAPNFNETYVPLSTLQTWYTNFERRLQQNPNFWKN; encoded by the exons ATGTTAAATGCGCTAGGTGTGATCGTGTCCGGCAGATTG GTGCAAACTGATTTCCAGCAAATTAATAATTCACATTTTCTAATCAACATTCCGGACGCGGATAACGTAAACCACGTCGTGGTGTTCCTCACCGGTACAGCGCCATTTCCCGAAGGAATGGCCGGAGGAG TGTACTTTAGCTGGCCCGATGCAAATGCTCCTCCCAACTGGCAGCTGCTGGGCTACATCTCCAACTTGAAACCGTCCGCTATATTCAAAATTTCTCAGCTCAAAAAGCTGGATGAAATTGCCAATCAGAACGTAATGATAAGCAACGTGTTCGGTAGCAATCTGCCGATCTCCCACATCGCCCAGATCGGTGTGtcgatcgaaccggaaacaACGCTAATACAGCAAACGCCTGCAACG ACGACGTCCAGTACCTACTATCAGTTCGGTCAGAAGATTCTGGAGAACTTCTTCAACTTCGTCAGCAGCTTCTCGGTGACTCAGAGCCAGATGGCGCCCAACTTCAACGAAACGTACGTGCCGCTGTCCACGCTTCAAACGTGGTACACCAATTTCGAGCGCAGGTTACAGCAGAACCCCAACTTTTGGAAAAACTAG